The nucleotide window gaatgaacataagaacatatataatgatataactatgtatttttcacattatattttcaaaatttacataaacgcaacaaaggttgaactcatatacatgtgttatgcaaatctattgatcaaatgtatgtgcaaatctattgattgaattacatgaaattttttctattcttgacattgttatttaaatctaagcatgagtgtaatgaaaagaaagaaaaaagacaaaataattttttcttttagaaaaaaaaatcaaaataacttatagtcattagattttggaaggctaaaatggtatttttctcaataattacatgacatgatttgacaaataaatgatgtgtgtaggtgacatgacaCCACACCTAAtattgaggccataaatcttaagcctcattgaggccacaaatcattttcctatatTGAATAGGTAGTATCCACAAAGCCAAAACTTCAAcacaaagcaaaaaagaaaaatttgataAATACTCATGAGTCGTGACGGATTACATCCCAAGCCAGTCAAACCTGAAACTGGTAGTCAGGTGTGAACTAAAAGAGCTAATATTTACAGTCTTGCAGAAAACAAATTCAATACTACAAAAAGGTTACAAGCAGATCAAATGGTCGTGTGCTGACCTATTCTCTGTATTTTCCTTTGTATTTGCTTAGTTTCTCCCCGGAGTTCCTTCATGCAATACTCCAAAAGCTCTATCATGTTAAATAAGAAAGAAATACCTAACTTGATGGCCAATCTAAATGTCTCATACCATCATCACTTAAATTCCAAGCTCCTTTATCAATCTCATCAAAGAGCTGGTCCCAACCCCAACTTGAATACCCAAAGAAAAACCAGTAGTCAGTGACAGATTGATTTCCTAACTTGAGCTCTTTGATTTTTTGAATTGTTGCTGATGGATCAAGAAATGCAATGCCTGGTAAGATTTCCGGATATTCATCCTCGACAAATTTTTGAGTTAACGCGACAAGAGGCATTCCACCCTTTATAAGCGGTCCTCCAAAGGACAAAGGGGCTTCTACTAACATCTTAACTCCTTCTCCCAATTCAGGCAGAGCATCCCATCTGATATGCTTGTTGATAATTAAACCTTGAAATCCAGTAACTTGATCTGCCTTCACAATGAGAATCTCTGATTTATCAAAGGGGTGTACGCTATGAAGTTTATCAGTAGCAACTAGGACAGAACCAACCACCACATTCGGGGGTGCTTCATGCAAGCCTTGGGGTATGTGAGACTTGATCTGCTTGTCTTCAATTACTGGTTTATGAACATTTGTTAATAGGACTTCATGAAGCGTGTCCTTAGACTGCTCATGAACGTCAGATGACTGAACCATAAAGAAATCTTgatttcttcctctcttttcaGCTAAAGTCCACAACATTCCTGCAAAAAGTAAACAAGCAGGCTACTCAAACAAGGAAAagtaactataaaaaaaaaatctatatttgaACTATATAATACAAACGAAGAATGTATCATGGTAGCATTGCCACTGAGAACCAAGCATGTTCAAAGGAGAAAAGAGCAACACAGATGATGAAGTGCCTTCTATCTAATGAACCATATGCATTAATAGTAAACTCACGCACATTTAATAGAAATACCTTTTTCACTGGTAAGATGATGAGAGTTACTTCCATGATCAGCcatgaaattgaaaatctcaGTGACTGCCATATCTCCTTCGTAAGGAAGAGCATGCTTCTTTTCTGCTGGAAAGAGCACCAGAGTAGGATAAACCTCCCTCTGTTAATTCCAACATCGACCAAATGAGAGCATATAAGATAAGATGTCTCAGACTTGATAACAATTTTTGAATATTATTCTTAGGTAcaactaaaaataaaagaaagcaagacTGATGGGATAGATTGCAATATTATCAAGTACTTTTGCAATCCACAAGACACACCTGATTCATCGATTTCAGTATCAAACTGCAATCATTCAATGTGCAGTCCAGCAAGTACATTAATGGCAGCTCCAGCATTTCATTTTTCACGTCGCCCGTCATATCTAACAAATGATCAAGCATGAAATTGCAAAGGATTTACCTTTTTGCTGTTACATTTGTTGACCACTTGAATTTAGAGGTCACAGATATTTAATAAAATAAGTGCAACTAATCTCACGACTAATTATTAAATTAAGTCCCATCAAAATACTGAATGTTTGAAATTTCCAAATAGATACAGATAGCTTTTGAAGAATTTTATTTAAAGAAAAGTAACCccccaccaaaagaaaaaatttaaatcATGCTGGGTTAGAAATTAATGCAGCAAAGAGCAGAAAAAGTTAAACTCTTGCATATTTCACTACATCTAATCTTCAATGTGAATATTGAAACTTTAAGAGCAAAATTGACTAAACAAGGAAATTAGTATCTTATGTTTTTGGACATAGAACGACTAAATGTAGAAAACCTTTTTATTCACAAGGAAAAATCTCTGTTTAAGAGTTAAAAGAACATTTTGGTATCTTTTACTAAATACtccaagaaaataaagaaatcaagaGTGGACGGCTTTTGAAAAAAAGTACTTACTATCGTGAAACGTTGATTTGTCATTCTTTGATTCCCTTTTCAGCATCTTAGCATAATCCTTCATAGCTCGGTATACTTCATGAACAACTAACTCCATTCGCTGGCAAAAACCACACCATCTATTGCTAAAAAGAACTAAGACATCCTTATTCCAAGCATCACTGTCAGATTGATTGAACCCAACAACCAGCTCAGAGAAAGTATGAGTTGTCACTCGAGGGATAGAATCCACCTGATGGAAGTCCAGATTAACAAATGGTGGTTGAGTGGCTTTCCTAGAGCTTTCAAGTACAGTTTCAGACTCTTGATATGGAAGAAGACTTCCATTAAGAAAGGCGGAAACAAAATCAACCAGTGAAGAATAATTGACATTAGTCTCCTCTGGGAAGACATAATGCTGCTGCATATTGGGATCAACTATTACCAGGGCTGGAAATTTTGAACTGCCAGTCAGCGCTCGAAGCAACCGACAATTAccatcagaaaagaaaaatgaacccTTAAAGCCTTGAAAGTGAAGCTGCTGCTCTGCTGACTTTTCGCCCTGTGGATTACTATCTTCTTCTGTATCTAAATCTTCACATTTATGATCTGCAAGCTGTTGCTCACTATCGACAGATAAGATCTGATTGCTTGTATCAACATAATATGCTTTTTCTTCATTGTTCTGAGATGACGTTTCAGTATCCATGACTTCAGAAGTTTCTGGATGCTGTTCGGTAGATATACTTGTTGCATCTGGCTGTTGATCTCTGTCTGAGTCAGTACTACTTGTAGCAAGGCCCTCCTTATATGGCTCTTCTGTAACTGTATCAGATTCAGATTCCTTTGGTAATGGCAATGTACTCTCTGGTTTGATGTCCATATCATCTGACAAAAGTTGGAAACCCAAATCCTTCACCAGTGAGCTTAACTTagctttcttcttttgcttAAGTACAATTTCCAAGATATCCTGCAAGGAATTACCCTTTAGATCCAAAGCCAACTTCTCCACTCTGAATTGTTTGCCCTCATTTATAATTGTGAAAGTAGACATCTTGTCTTCTAGTTTGCTAAACTGCACTGTCTGAGATAATTTTAAGTTAGGATGTCCAGATGTGGTCCTTAatgcttgataatgctgggatGAGGATTTCTCATGCTTGTCTTTACTTTGACTGCCAAGCTGGTCAGGCATGTGATAGTGCAGTGCCAGCTTCCGAAAAGCATCAAGAGCTTCCTTGCCATTGATTCTAGTCTCTAACAAGTCAGATGATCTATCCACAAATAAGAGAACTGATGGCTGGTTAGCAGGCAAAGCAGGCTCCAAAGCGTTGCCATGACCCTCTAGCTGCAGAATCCAATGAATCAATTTATCACAGCCAATTGTAAGCAATAAATAGTGGACAGTGTAATAcacagaaaaagaaagcaaGATATAGGGAGAGATAATAAGGAGCTGCAAAGGATGTAATACCTCTTAATCCATTAACATGCAGTTATGTATACCATGTTTGGAGATGCAAAAATAACTAATAGTGTTTGCTACACCAGTGACCATAACTACACATAACGTGGATGCAATCTAATGCTACAGAccttaaaatatatatttatatatattatactcTTATGCTACAGACATATGACTAATGTTAACAAATTATGATGTATAACCATATTAATATGAGAGGTGAAGAGACTCAAGACAAATAAGAAGCCATAGTAAGCATTGCATAACTGGCACGAACGAGCTTTGGCCACAGAATTTTACGCACATGAACTCACCTCCTTAACTAAACTATCCATCTTCAAAGCATTATTAAGGTCATCCTCTTTTTTAATAATCTTCAAACAACTGGGACATCCAGCAAAGTATAGCACTGCCAACCATGAACTGGAATCTCCAATACCAAGAGCTGAGAGCATAGATCTTTCTGAGACCAAACCAAATTTATGCCTTTCAGGAGGCAGAACGAACTCTCTTGCAATAGTCATGAACTTTGAGAAGAAAGAGTCAAACAACTGATATTCTTCAAGTGTGCAAAACGATGCACCATCAGGCCTACTGTTCTCAGTCTCCTCAGAAGCAACACTGTCATTTACTGAGCTGAAGTCCCCAACCCAAGGAACTGCACCAAGCTCATTATCAACATTACACTTCATCTTTGCAGTTTCCATAccctgttttgtttttttagaagAGAAAATTTATCATTATCTTTTGCTTCTATTCTTACTTCAAAATTAATGCATAACAGTGGCAACTAGAAAGTACCAGCGACCTTCTGGTTATTCTTCCGCCAGTCGGTTCTATTTGTCTCTGCATTCAAGTTTAACCCAAAAAATTCCCCTGCAGAGAAAAGTTGTTCTCAACATTAGCGAGAAACAAAATAACAACAGAACTTCAATAAACTCGACTGTACTTGAAATGAAGATAAACAAATCTATTTCAAGTAAAAATTTTGGCAGCTTGACTTGTCTGCAGCCTTATGTAATACTAAACACAATCACTCTACAAAAGCATCGAGGTACACCCATTATCGAAAATAATAACAAGGAACGAAAAAGATGGACAATGGACGTATGCACCCTGCTAACAGCAGAATTGTACTACAAACTCTAAAGCAACACACATCAAAATATTCGCACCATCCAAATACCACAATATTAAATTAACTGCAGCGAAAGTTGCATACCAAAGCCACTGTGATCAGTCCCATTCATCTTCCTCTTGGCCACCAATTTAGGAGTCCATTCACAAAACTCAAACACAACCAAAGCTTTGTCAGTTGAATCAACGAAAGCTTTCAACTCTTCCTGACTCTTCAGCGATTTGAACGGAAGTTCTTCACCTAAAACCGACACATAGGGACGAATTGAACTCAAAATGTTCTGCGCTCGAAGCCTCCCTCCATATTTGTACGAAACAGAATGGTGATAGTACAAAACCGTAATTTCCTCCCATTCTGAAGCAGCACCGATCGCAGTTGCCACCATCTTCTCTGTATTTCTGTGCAACACCATCAGCTTCAGCGAGCTGAACTCTTCAGGTCTATCAGTGACCAACTTCGCCACGTCTTTCATGAGTGATCGACACTCACCGGACCCTGTTCAGCATTCAAATCTTAGCTTAACCATCTAAATTCGTTGGccaaattttagaaatttataGAATTGTTGGCGAAGAGTTTACATGGAAGAGTGACGAAGACGAGGATGTGAGGATGGAGACGGATCTGAGAAGAGAAGTTCTGCTTCGTGAGGATGTGCCACTCGCCGGAGCTGTCTGATTTTGAATCAACGGCGGCGATTGCTGCCACCAGCGACACCAAGCACGCCAGGAGCACCAGGTTTGTCGTCGGCATCGCTCTCCGAGCACTGTGCAGCGTACACTCTTCAGTCTTCGCCGATTCCACTGGGTTGGGTTTGATAACCGAATGGAGTTGGACTTGCGGGTCGGGTTTGGGTTTGCCGGATCGATACACGAACCATGTTGGTCAAGTAAGAAGCCCATTTGGTAAAACAGAGTCCATGcggtaaaaataaataagtggtAAAACTACATCAAAAATTCGTCACTCCACCAACAAAGCAAATAACCCAACACCTATTATGTGTTCTCAACCCTTGGTATTTGtagtcaacttttttttttttttcaataacaaAAATACACTTGATGTTGTCCAGTTGTCCATTCATGTTTGTGTAAGTGCAAGTCGGTGCACTCTAAATTCCTTCTTAAACTACATATATACTAGGGCTGGGCATGGGCCGGGACAGGTCGGTTACTGACTGATATTGAGCCCGGTACCGAAAATATTATTCAGGACGGGACTACGTTTTTTCAAAGTTGGTACCAAAGGTACCGAAATTGATTGGGATCAGGTTGGGCCCGGGCCCAATTCGGGATACccgattccttttttttttttttccccacacTTAAGTACTTTAATAGCTATCCAAAATTTCTAGATTTCAATCATTCTAGGATGCAGCTGTCCTCTTAGCACTGCAAACTTATAAGTCTACACAATCAATTTTGCcttaaaccaaatcaaacaatgtAGAATACTAAAATGAATTAAAGACttcttgaaaagaagaaatggacTAGTGAAGATGGAAAATAATACAAGAATTAATTTCAGTTtgcccccctgaggtttgggggtgtcatcatttcaccccctctactttcaattttgaatttttaccccctaaacttttcaatttcaatcagccgtgtccaatttttactgttccgtccaaattggacgttaagtttgacttttgagggctaaaatggtcattttaacataaaaaataaaaataattctgttttttttttctttttcttttttgtcttcagcctatacaccacaaattataataggtttataaaaacaaaaaaaatactctaggtggttgaaagccgctaactggtttacgatatttgtaatatatctccgataaaataaagaattttagaatatatccccaataaagtgaagaaatatctgtgtaaaatcatttttggtctacgatatttgtgatatatatccaataaattgaagaattttaggatatatccccaataaagtgaagaaatatctgtgtaaaatcattttttacagatatttatttacagataaagtgtaaaattattttttacagatatttcttcactttatttgggatatatcctaaattcttcactttatcggagatatgtcacaaatatcgtagactagcgagcggctttcaactacctagagtatttttttgtttttataaacctattataacttgtggtgtatacgTTGGAgacaaaaaattttaaaaaaaacaattgaagaaacagaagaaaaaaaaaaaaaaaaaacgaagaaacagaaaaaaaaaaaaaaaaaaaattgttgaaatgaccattttaaccctcaaaagtcaaacttaacgtccaatttggacggaacagtaaaaattggatacggctgattgaaattgaaaagtttaaggggtaaaaattcaaaattgaaagtagaggggggtaaactgaaattaatccataatACAATATGTGCAAAACTACAAATTGCAAATTGCAGATTATGAATtcaaattgcaataatacagaTTATGACAGGAGACAAGTGCAGTAATGCAAATTGCAGATTATGACAGATTGCATATTGCAGTAATGGTTGTAATGCAGTAATGCAAATTGTAAATTATGACAGGAAACAAATGCAATGTGCATTGTGCAACACAGCAAATAGCCAATTCAATAGATCAACGTTCCAACAATAAGTtcaataaatgaataaacacaTAAACCAATTCATGAATTCAACAATAAGTTAAGTAGGTCTTAAATAAGATATTTAAAGTCTACAAACCATTACATGATAAAAACAGTTAACTACAAGTCTTGAAGTATTAAACACATTTGAAAAAACCTTCGATTAGTTCATCACACTCAGTCTTACAACCTTATAAACTCATTAGTCAACATTTACCACTGTAGCCTTTCCCTTTCCCTTCCCCGTTACTTTCGGGATTGTTGAACGCATATTTCTACAGGAGGCAGTGCTCTCATGATCTAAGTAAGCATTTAAAGTTAGTAATAGAGAAACTACAtgtaagaaaatagaaaacaaaaattagataTTGAAACTGATCAAGGTACCTTTCTCAGCCTGCTCATAGAACTCTGTGTTCTCAATTGTAGGCTCCTCTACCTCTTGAGCAATATCATCTCCCAACAACCAATTCTGCATGCAGATTAAAGCCTCCATTGTTTTATGAGTCAATGAACTCCTAAAAAGCATTAATAACTCTCCCTCCAGTGTTAAATGCAGAATCCGATGCAACTGTGGATGTTTGAACAGCAAGTACATCTCTTGCTATTGCTGCCACCACAGGAAACTTGGGTCCGTTTATCTTCCACCAACACAAAATATCGAAGccatcttcctcctcctcaacaaACTCTAGGGGAGCATTTAGATATTGATAAACTTCATGTTCCATTACAGCCTCTTCACTCTCTTAGACCACCTTTCTCCAAGAGTTTAGCAACTGACCCCGCACACCAACTCTCGTATTGTTTCTTCTACTCGTGATTGTGCTGCTTGAACTTGTAGGACTTTGATGTCTATGCATATGTCTCCCACCATCTACGATAGGTACATACTATAGAAGCAAGAACATGCATAAACACATAAAATCAGTATTAATACTCATAAGATCAGAAAATCTAATATTTGAAACACTGAAATAAAAAGAGTTGTACCTCATCATATAACGCCATTGGCAAAGATCTAATCTCATTAGTTCTACTTTGCCAATCGACATCATCCATACCCTATTTCTTCAAAAAATGTGTATAATTTCTAAGCATCCAGCATCCAGCACAAGTCCAACAATAACCAAGTGGTTCAGGTGTGTAAAGCCACCATAGTACTTCAAGAATTTGCTTCTCATATTTGCAGCCATATCAGTTAATATATTTTCAGTGTCGGAACCAGTTGCCATATCGGGTGGAATTAAGAGGTAGTCTATGTTTCTCTCCAAGGTAACAACATCATGGAATGTTGTATGCACAGTTGGATGCAAGCTTGCACTAATTCTAAGGGTCACATCATAAAAAACACGAAGCAAATCAACAAAAATCTTAGCCTTCTCCTAATCTGGTTCCTCCGGAGGTCCAACTCAGtttcttttgttcttacttGGAACAACATTGCCTTCCTCATCATATTCCTCCTCTGGTTCCTTGAAATAACCTAGATAAagctcatcatcatcttcctccatcTTTGCAAAGGCCTTCTTAAATTTCAAGGCTTCTTAAAGTCCAACATTAGATAAGTTGAATTCCACCTAGTTGGGACATCTAAACAAACCAGCCCTGTAAGAGGAAGCTTTTCTTTCTTGACAGCTTTAAAGTTGTCTAGTCTATTTGGTGAAAACCTAACATACTTGACAGCATTCCTAACGGCTAAAACACTCTTTTGCAGCCTCTTCAAGTCATGTCCCACTATCAAATTGGTTATGTGAGCTGTGCATCTCACATGCATGTATTTACCACCTAAAACTGTTTTGTAAGATGAGCACTTACTCATCTTTGATCTAAGCCACTCTAAAGCCGACGTATTTGCAGATGCATTATCAACAATTATGGTCAACACCTTCTTAATCTCCCACTGCAGCAAACAAGACTCTATAAGTCTACCTATGGTTGCCCCTTGATGGTTTTGGATAACACAAAAATTTATAACCCTCTTGTGCATCTTCCAATCAACATCAATAAAATGGGCAGTAAGCACCATATAATTGATGTTTTGGACACTAGTCCAAGTGTCCGTTGTGAGACACACTCTATAATCCTTCATAATTTTGGACAGTTCTTTTTTTGTGCATCATATATGCTTAGGAACCTTCTAACTAGTTTCTTAGGAGAAGGTACTTTAAACAAAGGACACACTCTAGCATAGAACCGGTTAAAACCTTTTTTCTCAACAAGGCTAAAAGGCAACTCATCCATGACAATCATTTCGACGCAAGCATCTACATAGTCATCTTGATCATAAGCTACTGTAGTAAGTTTGTTTCCTAGAGACTTATCTCCCACAAGAACCCTCTGACTCTTACTAACATCTGGGGGATAATACCTGCATAATTGATTAATATGCCTAATCATCCTCGAAGTCCCATTTCTAGAACTATCTGGTGCAAAATCTCCTATTTTTCCTCTAGGACAGTGAATACAATAAGCTCGTTTCTTAACAATATCTACATCATTCCCTTCAGCATCTCTTCCCTTAACAACCTAATTATCATACTCCTTAAAGTGCTCCCAAACAAAACTAAGCTTAATAGTTGTTGAACTAACCGGATTAGAAGGATCACTTTGAGTTGCATGATacgcctaaaagcaagcgcataatttaactctgaaaatgtcatcgttagtatatggtaaatagggatcgttctattccggggattgagggtacacttgtaattgcaaaaacaaataaagaattaataaaatacaaagtataatatttacaaaaataaaacaaaagatatatacaaaataataaaataagggGGATTTTAACAGTAGGGTTTCGAAAATtagaataaagaaaataaagaaaatgtaaaagcatatatataggggtgaaacgcaaggaacaaagatcaaaatcacaatcatatgtatgaaatccaatcacatgCAATTCCTacagttgatcttctatgtcatgagaaagaagttgaccatgtgaaacgttagaaagcaatcgatttcccatattttactttccttcaataattaatctaagtgaaagcacctaaattaatcatattgaacatgcaatcatagtctagaaagctagctaatca belongs to Rosa chinensis cultivar Old Blush chromosome 4, RchiOBHm-V2, whole genome shotgun sequence and includes:
- the LOC112197087 gene encoding uncharacterized protein LOC112197087 isoform X1, with amino-acid sequence MPTTNLVLLACLVSLVAAIAAVDSKSDSSGEWHILTKQNFSSQIRLHPHILVFVTLPWSGECRSLMKDVAKLVTDRPEEFSSLKLMVLHRNTEKMVATAIGAASEWEEITVLYYHHSVSYKYGGRLRAQNILSSIRPYVSVLGEELPFKSLKSQEELKAFVDSTDKALVVFEFCEWTPKLVAKRKMNGTDHSGFGEFFGLNLNAETNRTDWRKNNQKGMETAKMKCNVDNELGAVPWVGDFSSVNDSVASEETENSRPDGASFCTLEEYQLFDSFFSKFMTIAREFVLPPERHKFGLVSERSMLSALGIGDSSSWLAVLYFAGCPSCLKIIKKEDDLNNALKMDSLVKELEGHGNALEPALPANQPSVLLFVDRSSDLLETRINGKEALDAFRKLALHYHMPDQLGSQSKDKHEKSSSQHYQALRTTSGHPNLKLSQTVQFSKLEDKMSTFTIINEGKQFRVEKLALDLKGNSLQDILEIVLKQKKKAKLSSLVKDLGFQLLSDDMDIKPESTLPLPKESESDTVTEEPYKEGLATSSTDSDRDQQPDATSISTEQHPETSEVMDTETSSQNNEEKAYYVDTSNQILSVDSEQQLADHKCEDLDTEEDSNPQGEKSAEQQLHFQGFKGSFFFSDGNCRLLRALTGSSKFPALVIVDPNMQQHYVFPEETNVNYSSLVDFVSAFLNGSLLPYQESETVLESSRKATQPPFVNLDFHQVDSIPRVTTHTFSELVVGFNQSDSDAWNKDVLVLFSNRWCGFCQRMELVVHEVYRAMKDYAKMLKRESKNDKSTFHDNMTGDVKNEMLELPLMYLLDCTLNDCSLILKSMNQREVYPTLVLFPAEKKHALPYEGDMAVTEIFNFMADHGSNSHHLTSEKGMLWTLAEKRGRNQDFFMVQSSDVHEQSKDTLHEVLLTNVHKPVIEDKQIKSHIPQGLHEAPPNVVVGSVLVATDKLHSVHPFDKSEILIVKADQVTGFQGLIINKHIRWDALPELGEGVKMLVEAPLSFGGPLIKGGMPLVALTQKFVEDEYPEILPGIAFLDPSATIQKIKELKLGNQSVTDYWFFFGYSSWGWDQLFDEIDKGAWNLSDDGMRHLDWPSS
- the LOC112197087 gene encoding uncharacterized protein LOC112197087 isoform X2 yields the protein MQRQIEPTGGRITRRSLGMETAKMKCNVDNELGAVPWVGDFSSVNDSVASEETENSRPDGASFCTLEEYQLFDSFFSKFMTIAREFVLPPERHKFGLVSERSMLSALGIGDSSSWLAVLYFAGCPSCLKIIKKEDDLNNALKMDSLVKELEGHGNALEPALPANQPSVLLFVDRSSDLLETRINGKEALDAFRKLALHYHMPDQLGSQSKDKHEKSSSQHYQALRTTSGHPNLKLSQTVQFSKLEDKMSTFTIINEGKQFRVEKLALDLKGNSLQDILEIVLKQKKKAKLSSLVKDLGFQLLSDDMDIKPESTLPLPKESESDTVTEEPYKEGLATSSTDSDRDQQPDATSISTEQHPETSEVMDTETSSQNNEEKAYYVDTSNQILSVDSEQQLADHKCEDLDTEEDSNPQGEKSAEQQLHFQGFKGSFFFSDGNCRLLRALTGSSKFPALVIVDPNMQQHYVFPEETNVNYSSLVDFVSAFLNGSLLPYQESETVLESSRKATQPPFVNLDFHQVDSIPRVTTHTFSELVVGFNQSDSDAWNKDVLVLFSNRWCGFCQRMELVVHEVYRAMKDYAKMLKRESKNDKSTFHDNMTGDVKNEMLELPLMYLLDCTLNDCSLILKSMNQREVYPTLVLFPAEKKHALPYEGDMAVTEIFNFMADHGSNSHHLTSEKGMLWTLAEKRGRNQDFFMVQSSDVHEQSKDTLHEVLLTNVHKPVIEDKQIKSHIPQGLHEAPPNVVVGSVLVATDKLHSVHPFDKSEILIVKADQVTGFQGLIINKHIRWDALPELGEGVKMLVEAPLSFGGPLIKGGMPLVALTQKFVEDEYPEILPGIAFLDPSATIQKIKELKLGNQSVTDYWFFFGYSSWGWDQLFDEIDKGAWNLSDDGMRHLDWPSS